A genomic region of Anopheles coustani chromosome 3, idAnoCousDA_361_x.2, whole genome shotgun sequence contains the following coding sequences:
- the LOC131271785 gene encoding uncharacterized protein LOC131271785 has translation MTINERTSLLPKEYQKTYIIPIPQDDENNNVSNNNNNTDDNGVLREYDSCALTKDELNKYIDDPWWIKMRYGCFAFCWVVCLIALVISLYIAADALQHDQCGTEPIINGEINHTQTTSFVSEATGSLLDIESSATTTTTLVFPLLTQQAT, from the exons ATGACGATCAACGAAAGAACCTCGTTGTTGCCCAAGGAATACCAGAAGACGTACATCATCCCCATTCCTCAGGATGATGAGAATAATAATGTTAgcaataataacaacaatacGGACGACAATGGCGTACTTAGAGAGTA CGACAGCTGCGCATTGACGAAGGATGAACTGAATAAGTACATTGACGATCCGTGGTGGATAAAGATGCGATACGGATGCTTTGCCTTCTGCTGGGTCGTCTGCCTGATAGCGCTGGTCATTTCCCTCTACATAGCTGCCGATGCACTTCAACATGATCAATGTGGTACAGAGCCAATAATTAACGGAGAAATCAACCATACACAAACGACATCATTCGTTTCCGAGGCCACAGGGAGCCTCCTGGATATCGAAAGCTCTGCGACCACAACAACCACCTTGGTGTTTCCTTTGCTCACGCAACAGGCCACATGA